Below is a genomic region from Augochlora pura isolate Apur16 chromosome 2, APUR_v2.2.1, whole genome shotgun sequence.
TCAGAATACGCGCCTTGTGAGCCATTATACTAGGTTTGTGCAAAGTTGGTTGACGATtgagtaataaaatatctccaTTTTGTAAATGtctatgtataattttaatacccTTGAAAAACTTGTTCGCTTTATCACTAGTTGTTAACAGCCGTTTTGCAATAGCTTCTCTGTGAGTAACATTGTCAGCAGAGATTCGTTGTATACTTCCATCTTCATTTTCAATCATTACTGCACCAGGATAAACTTCAGGTCCATTTAAAACTAATTTCCGTAGATATACAACATTCCAAGGTGTAACAGGAGTTGGATACGTTAATTTCAGTGCAAAAATTTCGGGAATTCCGATTTCATCTATATTTAAGTTAGGGTCGGGTGTAACAACCGAACGAGCAGCATAGTTGACTCGTTTACCCATCATGTGCATTCTAATAACTCCTTCCTTCTTTTCTATAACTTGTTTAAGTCCCTGACAATTAGCAGAATCCGCTGTTCTATTCATGTCGCGGTCCATTAAGTGATCCACATTTATTTGCAAACTTTGCCAACCAttgtgcaatttttctattgccGTGTTACCTTTTATTTGTTCGAAAACAACCTTGCCCTCTTCTGGTAATTGATTCGTATCTCCATCTTGAAtcgtttgaataatatttctaagaaCCAGACAGTCTTGAATAATACTTTTGTAGACTTGAGTTTGCGGATGTTCTACCATTTGACCATCAACAAAATTGACTGGTCGAACAATAGGTGGTAAAACTGGTACTacttcaaagaaaaatatatcagtTGGGTATTCAATGTCTACCATTGCAAAACAGGGAATAATTACTTTAAGaaaatctttttcattttgccAGAGATTTCTAAGATGTTCTTTAGATTGATCTGGCATTATCATTACTGTATCTAGTCTATGAATTGTTTCATTTGATTGTTCGGTAGTAtcatttgacatttttatagtcataattttattcttcaaatttgtaacttttgatataatttctttacaatttatgcaaatttttggTGTCATATATTGCTTTAGAACATTTTCAACATATGCATGCCATTgtgtattaatattctttgtgTTCAATTGCATTTCATTGTGCTGCATAATGGATTGACTAAATCTAGATCGATTAACAAGTCTCTCTATGTATGTATCAATAATATCTTGTACCAATAGCACGTCAATTTCATAAGGGTTGTTAGAATCTGCAACAAGAAACATTACTTCCTGTTCTAACCCTTCCATATCACTGACATATCCTTCTTgaagtaatttcatttttgcttGCAACAGTAACTTTACATAAGGTGGAATCTGTAGAATGTAGCATTTTAAGCAGGATAACTTGATCAGCATATATAATCCTTTATGGAATAAAGGATTCACAACAGGTACTGGCAACTCTATGTGACCAAAATGACCTGgacatttatatacattacatCCGCATGTTGCACATGGATCAGAACTTTCTATAAGTGgacctaaaaataaatagacaatAATAGTGGTTAAtgacttttatatttgtttgaattctttattatgaatttctctaaatatcatctatattatttaatgtaaataatttacctAATGATGGATCATATAGTCCACCTTTCAATGGATGTCCTAATATATTGAATGATAAAGGTGTTCTTATTTTAGTAACACTTAAATTTCGTATATCATTTGCAGTAAACATAGAAAACATTAAGCAACTTGGATCCAAATGTTTTGGAGATAACCGCGATGATCGATATGTTTTATGAGACATTTTGGTAAACcctttttattcttatttcaatACCTAAAAGAAACTATGTACTTTTGAAATCTTTCagttaatcaaattttattatttattgatgttaatgaaatatgatattcatacctttcaatataataaaaaaaaattgtaccatATATATAGgtaattttttagaagtaATTGTACAACTCtttgagaatttaattaatattttacattataacaataaatttgatagAAATTCTAAACAATTGAGGTTATGAAATCTTTGCCACATGGTGTTATGTTAGCACAGATATGTAGTAGCGTTTATcaatgtgtatatatatactactGCATGCATAATAGGTAGCACGTGTGGGACAACTCGATAGTCGACATCGATAGCAACAGCGTCGACTTGACCAATTCTAGTCAACTCTCGACGAATCAAAATTCGATATGTAGCTACATCGATATTGTATGGGAAATTAGTGTAAAATAATCTCTCAATTCAAAAACTATAGCCAGGAGCACCGAGCGTTTGAATTGAGAAAACGAAGCAAATTACTGTGTTCTGATTGGCCCATTATTTACGATCGACTATGCAGATTTCTCGTTTGTGTGAACACTTACAATAGAACTTACTGGGTTTGTTCTACCTCTCTTGGTcattttcgttcttttttctaaGTAATTGCGCGAAGGTAGATGCGCAGTAGAATGGTGGGGATAAAAAGATTCTTGAATtgggaaaagaaaatatgtacatatttgaaaaaacatgtacatatttgaaaaaattataaatgcgAAACGTGATTTCGCAAGGTTAAAGTAATGTTAGATACGTTTCATGTTCTTGGTCTaatataacagtttattaaagGTATCGGTTCGTATGTGTGATACGTAAATAATCGgtgaacatttattaatatatatctatatatatacatatatatatacattataatgtcTATATTGGTATCTTATTTATCGTTCACCTGAGCAGAGAGTGCCTTTGccaaactataaaatattgtacatgACATAAAACtacaattttaaacagaataaaCGCCAAGACATTAAAATGTTGACTCCACGTTTTGAAATATCTCAAACTGACACTgaagtttcaataattatttatgcacCATATGCCAATATTAAAGATACGGAAGTTTACGTTGAAAAAACGgatttcagattttattcTGCACCATATTATTTAAGGTAAACTATTAATGAAAAGTAAATACGTGTTTTTGTTCTACAAGACATTTTGTTTCAGGTTATTATTACCAGGTGAAATAGAGGAGAATGATTCCTCCTTTGGATCATATGATTGTGAGAAAGGAGACTTTTCTTTAAGATTTtctaaagtaaataaaggagaacattttgaaaatttagatATGATAACTACTTTACTAGCACCACCAAAGAAGAAGACCAATATTATTCCCAACATTGAAGTAATTGGTAAATATAaacacatatatgtatttaattattattattttagtgcTAATTCTACATTTTCTTCATCTTAGGAAATCCATCAGCAAATTCAGAAGACATTAATGACTCAGCCACTGAAAATGATTCCACACTTAATGAGAGTGGAAATGGCGATGAATGGTATATGGACCAAAATGTTTCTACAAGCACTACACCTCTTTTGACTAGATCTCCAAAATATggttttgcaaataaaatttctggagCTTTGGCAGCTTTTGAGGTATGtggtttaaaatatattttatataaaaatcaattaacatttacatacatatctttattatatccTTTAATTACAGTCAGCATGGATTAAGGAAATAGTAGATCTTCCATCGCCTGATACCATACCTGAATCTGAAAGGAAAAGCTTACGAGAAAAGAGTGAACTTTCAGACTTTAATAATGAACACTACTTAGCAGATTTAATGCAACCAGAGTATATAGAACTATATATAAAGTACACTGCTGAATGGGATACACTTGAAAAAGAACAGATTGTGCTAAGTGACATAGAAGTAGATTTACTAAAGGAACTCCCAAACAAAGAATATCTGTTAAGCAATGAAGaaacatataaattacttttaagtttagttgatattttatttggtagTTGTTATAATCATAGAACTACTTTAGGAGATAATACAGTTGAAAGTAGTTGGACCATTAATAAACTGAGTTCTACTTTATCTTGGTTTGaagtatgtaatattttacaatgagTACACTCGTTGTTTTTAGTTACATCTcatataattgttacatttttagtACTTTTCTAATGCAGAAGAAGTTATAAAAGCATGTTTTAGAAGATCGATATGCTACCCTCTTTTTAGGAACTGGGAACTTTCTTTAAAAGTTCTGGAAGATGTTAAGAAGGTTATTAAATTGGGTAAGCAAGTCATtcttaacattaattatgtaGTTCTTcgtgttatttaatttttaatatatctttttatcaggtaaaaaatatattataaaacgcTTCTGCGAAATACACAGTCTGTTCAACAATTCATGCGAGCCACGGTATATACTGAATCAGTTATACATAAAGGATTATTTAGTGTGGctacaaaaaattaatgaatccTCAATAGAATCTCTGGATACGATAATACGCGACGTAAGTATAAACtagtataacataatttttacttaacgaaatattaaaaactataaatttgcTCTAAGATACAACCAAGCAAGGAAGATATGGGTTTCGATTTAGTGGAACTAGAGCAAGCAGCTTATTCAGTTCAAGAGGAAGATCTGATTATAGAAAATTCTGTTCATGAAATGGTGGACCAAATGGATGACTTAGTAATTAATGGCAATGGACCAGACAAGTAAGTATAACAAATCAAACTGTCtccacatttttcaaatttaaggCTTCCTTGAAAGATGTTATTATGTCTTTATTTTgtgtgattttattttaaaggcCAAAGACTATATACTACATTAAAGACAAACATTCTTTAAAGTATTTGTAAGTATTTCAATGGGACTGTTTAGAATATTGATAACTCTTTTCTAACATGGCTTAATTGTGTACACCTTAatagacaaataaaataattatacatgtGTAAACTCTTTCCAAAATGTGCTAGTATAATGTACTAACTGAATCGCACTATCCCTTGTTCAATTGTGTAAATATCAACTaagatatacatttattaccAATGGTACACAGCAATAACAATTTACCATTATGTTTGCACACTAAGCATGGCCACAAACGCACAATAAAGAATGTTTTGAAGTACAGTTTACGTACATGAATTAACATGATGTTAATGTTTTATACAGATTGTCGAGCAGTTCAAGTTCAAGTGACAGCAGTGATACAGATTCAGAGAGCGATTCGGACAGTAGTACTTCCAGTACATCTACCACA
It encodes:
- the LOC144476941 gene encoding protein SHQ1 homolog isoform X1 yields the protein MLTPRFEISQTDTEVSIIIYAPYANIKDTEVYVEKTDFRFYSAPYYLRLLLPGEIEENDSSFGSYDCEKGDFSLRFSKVNKGEHFENLDMITTLLAPPKKKTNIIPNIEVIGNPSANSEDINDSATENDSTLNESGNGDEWYMDQNVSTSTTPLLTRSPKYGFANKISGALAAFESAWIKEIVDLPSPDTIPESERKSLREKSELSDFNNEHYLADLMQPEYIELYIKYTAEWDTLEKEQIVLSDIEVDLLKELPNKEYLLSNEETYKLLLSLVDILFGSCYNHRTTLGDNTVESSWTINKLSSTLSWFEYFSNAEEVIKACFRRSICYPLFRNWELSLKVLEDVKKVIKLGKKYIIKRFCEIHSLFNNSCEPRYILNQLYIKDYLVWLQKINESSIESLDTIIRDIQPSKEDMGFDLVELEQAAYSVQEEDLIIENSVHEMVDQMDDLVINGNGPDKPKTIYYIKDKHSLKYLLSSSSSSSDSSDTDSESDSDSSTSSTSTTSHSTLDSDDESEPE
- the LOC144476941 gene encoding protein SHQ1 homolog isoform X2, which encodes MLTPRFEISQTDTEVSIIIYAPYANIKDTEVYVEKTDFRFYSAPYYLRLLLPGEIEENDSSFGSYDCEKGDFSLRFSKVNKGEHFENLDMITTLLAPPKKKTNIIPNIEVIGNPSANSEDINDSATENDSTLNESGNGDEWYMDQNVSTSTTPLLTRSPKYGFANKISGALAAFESAWIKEIVDLPSPDTIPESERKSLREKSELSDFNNEHYLADLMQPEYIELYIKYTAEWDTLEKEQIVLSDIEVDLLKELPNKEYLLSNEETYKLLLSLVDILFGSCYNHRTTLGDNTVESSWTINKLSSTLSWFEYFSNAEEVIKACFRRSICYPLFRNWELSLKVLEDVKKVIKLGKKYIIKRFCEIHSLFNNSCEPRYILNQLYIKDYLVWLQKINESSIESLDTIIRDIQPSKEDMGFDLVELEQAAYSVQEEDLIIENSVHEMVDQMDDLVINGNGPDKLSSSSSSSDSSDTDSESDSDSSTSSTSTTSHSTLDSDDESEPE